Below is a genomic region from Cellulomonas sp. P24.
CGCAGGCGATGGACAACAAGTTCACGATCCTCGCCGCTGCGATGAAGAGCTCGCTGTGACGACGTTCGGGGCGATCGGGATCGCCAGCACCGGGCTGACCGTCTACCGCAAGTGGCTCGACGCGATCAGCGACAACCTCGCCAACCTCGACACCGTCAAGCCGACGTCGGAGGCCGCCTACCAGGCCAAGTACGTCGAGGTCTCCTCGATGACGGCACCCGACGGCTCGGGCAGCGGGACGCAGGTGACGGGCATCGCGCTCGGCAGCGCGACCGGCAAGCTCGTCTACGAGCCGACGAACCCCCTCGCCGACAAGGAGGGGTACGTGCGCTACCCCGACATCGACATGGCGAGCCAGATGACCCAGCTGATCATGGCGCAGCGCGGCTACCAGGCGAACGCCGCCGTGGTCGACCGTGCGAAGGACGCCTACACCGCCGCACTCCAGATCGGACGCACCGCATGAGCATCCCGGCCATCTCCGCCCTCTCCGGGCTCAGCGCGGCGAGCACGCTCGGCTCGACCAACCAGGTCACCGGGACGACCGGCACGACCGGCACCTCGGGGACCTCGTTCGCGAGCACCCTCGGCTCCTCGATCGACACCCTGCAGGGGATG
It encodes:
- a CDS encoding flagellar basal body rod protein FlgC — encoded protein: MTTFGAIGIASTGLTVYRKWLDAISDNLANLDTVKPTSEAAYQAKYVEVSSMTAPDGSGSGTQVTGIALGSATGKLVYEPTNPLADKEGYVRYPDIDMASQMTQLIMAQRGYQANAAVVDRAKDAYTAALQIGRTA